The genomic region AGTCCCACGGCACTGCCAATCTTCGCCAAACTCCTCCCTGTGGTTATGGGTCCCGGCCTTCGCCGGGACGACTGCGGAATGCGTGGCGGTCGCTATCAACGACGACTACGGCGGAATGTATGGCGATCGCTTATCAAGGATGACCGGCGGAGAGTGAGACGCTACCGCCCCTTCGCCTTCCGCCAAGCTGCAAAATCCTTCAACGTCTGCTCGTCGGTCGCAGGATAAAGCCCGAAGATGCCGCGGCCGTTCTGGACCTGCTCGGTGACGAAATCCTCGAACGCGGTCATCTCGAACGTCTCGTCGGCGATCTCGTCGGCGAGATGCGCCGGGATCACGATGACGCCGTCGCTGTCGCCGAGGATGACGTCGCCGGGAAACACCGGCGCGTCGCCGCAGCCGATCGGCACGTTGATCTCGATCGCCTGATGCAGCGTCAGATTGGTCGGCGCGCTCGGGCGATGATGAAAGGCCGGGAAGCCGAGCCGCGCGATCTCGGCCGAATCCCGGAAGCCGCCGTCGGTGACGACGCCGGCGCAGCCGCGCTTCATCAGCCGCGTCACCAGGATCGCGCCGGCCGACGCCGCGCGCGCATCCTTGCGGCTGTCCATCACCAGCACCGCGCCCACGGGGCAATCCTCGATCGCCTTGCGCTGCGGATGCGCGCGATCGCGGAACACCTCGATCTTGTTGAGGTCCTCGCGCGCCGGCATGTAGCGCAGCGTGAAAGCCTCGCCGACCATGGTCGGCTGATCCGGACCGAGCGGATGAACATCCTGGATCATCTGGATGCGGAAGCCGCGCCTGAACAGCGCGGTCGCGACCGTCGCGGTGGAGACGGATTTCAGCTTGTTGCGGGTGGCGTCGCTGAGTTTTGACATGGTGCTCCCTTCGTCATTCCGGGGCGCGAAGCGCGAGCCCGGAATCCATCGGGCCGCATGCGCTGTGGAGAAATGGGTTCCGGGTTCACGCTTCGCGTGCCCGGAGCGACGGTCAGTAAATCGACGGCTCGCCGACCGGCTTGCCAAAGCCGGTCTCGAGGAAATCGAAGTCGCAGCCCTCATTGGCCTGCTTGATGTGCTTCGAGAACATCCAGCCATAGCCGCGCTCGAAACGCTGCTCGGGCTGCTTCCATTCGGCGCGGCGCCTGGCCAGCTCGGCCTCCGGCACATCGAGATTGATGGTGCGCGCGGCGACATCGAGCGTGATGCGGTCGCCGTTCCGCACCAGCGCCAGCGGGCCGCCGATAAAGGATTCCGGCGACACGTGCAGGATGCAGGCGCCGTAGCTGGTGCCGCTCATCCGCGCGTCCGACAGCCGCACCATGTCGCGCACGCCCTGCTTCACCAGCTTGGTCGGGATCGGCAGCATGCCCCATTCCGGCATGCCCGGCCCGCCCTGCGGACCGGCATTGCGCAGGATCAGCACGTGATCGGCCGTGACGTCGAGATCGGGATCATCGACCGCCTTCTTCATCGACGGATAGTCGTCGAACACCAGCGCGGGTCCAGTATGCTTGAGGAAGCGCGGATCGCAGGCGCTTGGCTTGATGACGCAGCCGGCGGGCGCGAGGTTGCCCTTCAACACCGCGAGCGCGCCCTCCTTGTAGATCGGGTTGTCGACCGTGCGGATCACGTCGTCATTGTGCACCTCGGCGCCTGCGATGTTCTCGCCGAGCGTCTGGCCGGTGACGGTGATGCAGTCGAGATGCAAATGTTGCCTGATCCGGTTCATCAGGCCGGGCAGCCCGCCGGCATAGAAGAAATCCTCCATCAGATAGAGGTCGCCGCTCGGCCGCACATTGGCAATCACCGGCACCTTGCGGCTGGCTTTCTCGAAATCGTCCAGCGAAATGTCCTGGCCGGCGCGACGCGCCTGCGCGATGAGGTGAATGATGGCGTTGGTCGAGCAGCCCATCGCCATCGCGACCGTGATCGCGTTCTCGAAGGCCTTGCGGGTCTGGATCTTCTGCGGCGTGAGATCCTCCCACACCATCTCGACGATGCGGCGGCCGGCCTCCGAACTCATGCGGATGTGGTTGGCGTCGGCCGCGGGGATCGACGAGGCGCCCGGCAGCGTCATGCCGATGGCTTCGGCGATCGCGGTCATCGTCGAGGCCGTGCCCATGGTCATGCAGGTGCCATAGCTGCGGGCGATGCCGGCCTCCATGTCGACCCAGTCCTTGTCGGAGATCTTGCCGGCACGGCGCTCGTCCCAGTATTTCCAGGCGTCCGAGCCGGAGCCCAGCGTGCGGCCCTTCCAGTTGCCGCGCAGCATCGGTCCGGCGGGCAGGTAGATTGCCGGCAGGTTCATGCTGGTGGCCCCGAGCAGCAGGCCGGGCGTGGTCTTGTCGCAGCCGCCCATCAGCACCACGCCGTCGACCGGATGACCGCGCAGGAGTTCCTCGGCATCCATCGCCAGCATGTTGCGGTAGAGCATCGTGGTCGGCTTCAACAGCGATTCCGACAGCGACAGCGCCGGCAGCTCGAGCGGAAAGCCGCCGGCCATCAGCACGCCGCGCTTGACGTCGTCGACCCGGCTCTTGAAATGCATGTGGCAGGGCTGCACATCCGACCAGGTGTTGATGATCGCGATCACCGGCCGGTCGCGCCACTCCTCCGGCGCGTAACCCATCTGCATCGCGCGCGATCTGTGGCCGAAGGCGCGCAGATCATCGGGCGCAAACCAGCGCGCGCTGCGCAATTGATCCGGGGTCTTGTTCTTTTTCGTCATCTTCGATGCGCCATATGTCTCGACATTGCTCGCACGCGCGCGATCCCGGCACGCTTGCCCGCCTCAGGCATACACTCGATTTTCAGACATGTCGTCCCGCGCCCGGCGCAGACGTGCCGTTCGCTAAACGTGCGCCGCACGGGCTCCGCAATGTGGCAATCGGAACGTAAACCAGCTTTGGCTTATTTTTGCTGCGCCGTCATCACGATGCGGACCAGATCGGCGGCGTTGCGCGCGCCGAGCTTCTTCATGATGTTGGCGCGGTGATCCTCGATCGTGCGCGGACTGATGCCGAGGTGGCGCCCGGCTTCCTTGTTGGAGGCGCCCGCGGTGAACTGCTCGAGCACCTCGCGCTCGCGGCGGGTGAGCGGCTCGCGACCCGGGAAGTGCAGCGCGGCGATCCGCGACGCCGACGTCTCGGCCTGGCGCCTGGTATAGGCGTCGATCGCCTCATTCAGACGGCTCACGATCTCGTTGCCGCGGAACGGCTTCTCGATGAAGTCGAGCGCGCCGTTCTTGATGGCGCTGACCGCCATTGCGATGTCGCCCTGACCGGAGATCATGAAGATCGGCGCCGGATAATCCTCGCCATGCAGCTCTCTCAGGATATCGAGGCCGGATTTGCCGGGAATATGCACGTCGAGCAGGATGCAGGCCGGCGTCCTGCTGCGCGCCACCGCGAGCAACGCCGCGCCGTCCGCAAAGCAGATCACCTTGTAACCAGCGGTCGAGAGGACCACTGAAAGCGTCTCGCGAACGGCAGGATCGTCGTCGACTACAAAGATTTCCCCGCGCGGAGCGCCATTCTCAACCATATGCATCGTCCATCAGTGGTGAAGCGTGCTGCCCTGACCGCACAAGAACTAACTAGACCATCTCGATCAATGGACCCGTATTTGTACGGGACGTCCGCTTAACGCACAAGTAGCACCGCGTTCCCTAAAAGTGGGGGCAGTGGAGAAAGATGCATGGAAAATGCAGCGGCGGACCGCGTTGCAGTGCGCTTGGACGAGGGCAATGATCCCACCGGTCTGATCGTGACGGACCTGGTCGCGCTGATTGGCCATGTTCAGGCGAGCCTGCGGCTGATCGAAGCGGTGATTGCGCGCGAGGCCGTGCTGGCCGAGCGTCAGGCCGACACTGACATCGTCGTTCGCGACAACGTTACCCCGCGCGGCCTCACAGCGTCCACCGCCCTGAAGGCCTGCGATGCCGGCCTCGGCGCGGCGCTCGATCGGCTGCACGATTCCGGGGCACCGGCGCGCCTGCTGAACTGACCCACCGCAACCGACAGTTCGGCCCAATCACCTCGATTGTCGACGCCCAACCCATCAGGCGGCGATCTGTTCCACGCATCGTCCGAATTAGCCGCGGGCCTTGCCCGCCGGGTCGGATCAGGCCTTCTTGACGTCAGGCCCTGACCCGCTCTTCGTCGGCGGACGATCGCCGCTTGCTCGGCTTGCCCTTGAGGAAGCTGATGTCCATTTCGGTGCCGTTGACGCGGACCAGTTCGCAGCGGCGATAGGCAAGTCCGGTCGAGGACAGCAGGAGGAAAAACTCCTTCAGGTTGAGCCCCTGAATGGAACCTTCGACCGTCAGAGACGCATCGGTGTCGGAGATGGCATTGAGCTGGCAGTCGCGCCGCCAGGTGCCGTCGATGGCCATGATGCAGACATCGACGCCCCGGCTGAAGGTGACCCGCTCAATGGATTTGCCGTCCTCGGTCATCGCTCAATATCCGACCGCCATGGCAGGCTTCGGCATGGCGAGCCCGCCCCGCACTCCGCTCGGCCGGTACAGGCCACGCCGCTCGGGAAGCGGCTTGAACGTGTCGGTCAGGCCGACCACGGTTTCGGCGGCGCCCAGCACCAGGAAGCCGTCGGCCTCCATCAACCGGGCGAGGCGGTTGAAGATGTTGATCTTGGTGTCCTGATCGAAATAGATCAGCACGTTGCGGCAGAAGATCACGTCGAACGTGCCGAGCTGTGAGAAATCGTGCAGCAGATTGAGCTGGCGGTGCTGGACCATCGCGCGCAACTCGGGATTGACCTGCCAGAACTCACCCGACTGCTTGAAGTACTTGACCAGCATCTGGATCGGCAGCCCGCGCTGCACCTCGAACTGGCTGTAGATGCCGGCCTTCGACTTCTCCAACACCTCCTGCGACAGATCGGTCGCGATGATCTCGATGCGCCATCCGGCAAGCGCCGCGCCCATTTCCTTCAGGCACATCGCCAGCGAATAGGGCTCCTGGCCGGTCGAGCCGGCGGCGCACCAGATCCGGACGCTGCGGCGCGCGGCGCGTGCCTTCAGCACCTCCGGCATGATGGTGTCGCGGAAGTGCTCGAACGGCACTTTGTCGCGGAAGAAGAACGTCTCGTTGGTGGTCATGGCCTCGACCACCTGGACGGTGTGCGCGGACGAGCCCGCCTTGATCTTGGCGACCAGGTCGGGGATGCCGGACAGGCCGCTCTTGCGCGCCAGCGGCAGCAGGCGGCTCTCGATCAGATATTGCTTGTCCGCGGACAGATCGAGACCGGACTGGTCCTTCAGGAGCTTACGCAGATACTCGTAGTCGGGGGGCGTCACGGGAGCCTCACAAGGGACTGAATGATGAAACTGGGTGTCAGGCTTCGGCCGACGCGTCGAGCGCCAGCAGGCCCACTTCCTGGAATTTCGCGATCACGATGTCCTTGTCGAACGGCTTCATGATGTATTCGTTGGCGCCGGCATGCAGCGCCCGCGAGATGTGGTCTATGCCGTTCTCGGTGGTGCAGAACACGACCTTGGGCTGATCGCCGCCGGGCATGCGGCGGAGCTGCACGAGGAATTCGAAGCCGTCCATGACCGGCATGTTCCAGTCGAGCAGCACGGCATCCGGCAGCGCGCGCTTGCAGGCTTCGAGCGCGACCGCGCCGTCCTCGGCCTCGATGACGGTGAACTCCATTCCTTCGAGGATGCGGCGCGCGATCTTTCGCACCACGCCGGAATCGTCGACGACGAGACATGTCTTCATGTGTCGGCCTCCTTGTGGAATCCACCGTCTCCGCGGTGGAGTGTTACGCTGCAGCAGCTGTCCTTGGATCGGTCTTGGGCACCAGTTCGAGCACGCGATCGACGTCGAGGACGACCATGAGCTGGCCGTCGAGGCGGTGGACGCCGCCGGCGAGCTTGGCCATGCGGGGATCGAGGTTGACCGGGTTGTCCTCGCGGCTGTCGTCGGGCAGCCGCAGCACCTCGCCGATCTGGTCGATCAGCAGGCCATAGGATTCGCCGCGCTGGTCGACGCCGACCGCCATCGGCAACTGGCCGTCGTCGGCCTTCGGCAGCCCGAGCCGGGCGCGCATGTCGACCACGGTGACGATGCGGCCGCGCAGATTGAGCACGCCGGCGATCTCGCTGGAGGCCAGCGGCACCCGCGTCAGCCGCTCCGGCATGAACACGTCCTGCACCCGCGAGATCGGCAGCCCGAACAGCTGGCCGCCGATCACGGCGGTGACGTATTCGGCCATCGCGCCTTCACTGGTTTCGGTCTTGCTGGTCATCAATTCTGTTCCTTGCATCCGGTCAGGCCGCGCGGCGCAGTTCGGCGGTCTGCTCTTTCAGCGCCGCGATCAGCCCGGGACGATCGAACTTGGCGACATAGTCGTGGAAGCCGGCCTGCCGGCCGCGCTCGATCGCCGCCGGCGACACCATCGCCGACAGCGCGATGATCGGCAGCTGGTTGAAGTTGTGGTCGCTGCGGATGTTCTCGGCGAACTCGAAGCCGTTCATCTCGGGCATCTCGATGTCGGTCAGCACGACGTCGAAGCTCTGCCCCGAACGCAGCGCGGCGAGCCCTTCCTGCGCGCCGCCCGCGGTCCGCACCTTGTAGCCGGCGGCCTTCAAGACCGGCGCCAGCATGTTGCGGAAGAACGCCGAGTCATCGACCAGCAGCACCGACTGCGCCGAGGCCGACGGGCGCATCTCCTTGCGCGAGAACCAGTCGGCGAACGCCATCGGCAGGAAGTGGCCGACGTCGATCACCTCGGTGGCCTGGCCCTTGATCACCGCCGAGCCGAGGATGCCGTCCTGGCTGCCCGCGACCTCGATGTTGAGCCGCTCCTCGACGATGTCGATGATCTCGTCGACCACGAGCCCCATCGAGCGGCCGTCGTCGGCGAACACCAGGATCGGCTGCGAGCCCTGGTTCTGCACCTCGACCCCGGCCATCTGCACCAGCGGCATCAGCTGCTCGCGGTACTGCACCATGTAGCGGCCGTTCGAGAGCTCGATCTTGTCGGTTGCGATCTCTTCCAGCCGGGTGACGAGGCCGAGCGGCACCGCCTTGGGCTGCGAGGAGCCGGCGCGGAACACCAGCAGCGAGGTCAGCTGCTCGCCGCTATTGGCGTGCGCGCTCGCGCTGTCGTCGGCGAGGTCATGGGCCGAGGAGCCGGACGCGCCGAGCGCTTTCGCAATGCCGTTGGGGTCGATGATCATGATGACGGCGCCATCGCCCAGAATGGTGTTGCCGGAGAACATGTCGATGTGCCGCAGCTTGGTCGACATCGGCTTGACCACGATCTCCTCGGTGTGGAACACGCCGTCGACCACGATGCCAAAGGTCTGGCTGCCCACCTGCGTGACCACGATGAAGCCGTTCTCGGCGTCGGTGGAGGTCGCGCCGTCGTCGATCTTCAAGAGCTTCTTGAGATGGATCAGCGGCAGCAGCTTGTTGCGCAGCCGCAAGACCGCGGTGTCCTTGATCCGCTCGATGCGGTGCTCGGAGTTGGCGCGGGCCCGCACCAGCTCGACGACAGACAATTGGGGAATCGCAAAACGGTCGCCGCCGGCTTCCACGATCAGCGCGGAGACGATCGCCAGGGTCAGCGGGATCTTGATGGTGACGGAAGCGCCCTCGCCGGCCACGCTCTTGATGTCGATGGTGCCGCCGATCTGGTCGATATTGGTGCGCACCACGTCCATGCCGACGCCGCGGCCCGACACCGAGGTGACCTGCGCGGCGGTCGAGAAGCCCGGCGCGAAGATGAACTTGTGGATCTGGGCCTCGGTCATCTTCTCGAGCTCGGCCTCGGTGACGAGACCGTTCTGGAGCGCCTTGGTCTTGATCCGCTCGGTGTTGAGCCCGCGGCCATTGTCGGCGATGCAGATGATGATGTGGCCGCCTTCGTGATAGGCCGAGAGGCGAATGGTGCCCTGTTCCGGCTTGCCGGCGGCGACCCGCTCGGCGGTGGTCTCGAGCCCATGATCGGCGGAGTTGCGCACCATGTGCGTCAACGGGTCCTTGATCAGGTCGAGCACCTGGCGGTCGAGCTCGGTGTCGGCGCCGTGCATCTCGAGCTCGATCTGCTTGCCGAGTTCGCCGGAGAGATCGCGAACGATGCGCGGCAGCTTCTGCCAGGCATTGCCGATCGGCTGCATGCGCGTCTTCATGACGCCTTCCTGCAGCTCGGCGGTGACGTTGGAGAGCCGCTGCAAGGGCACCTTGAACTCGGTGTCCTCGTTGCGGCGGGAGATCTCCAGCAGCTGGTTGCGGGTCAGCACCAGCTCGGAGACCATGGTCATGAGGTGTTCGAGGGTGTCGACATTGACCCGGATCGACTGGTTGGCGATCTTGTCGCCTTCCTGGACATCTTCACCCGCGGCCTTGCGGGCGGGCTTCTTCACAGCTTCGGCGGGCTCGGCCGCGGGCTTGGCGGCCGGTGCCGGCGCGGCGACTTCGGTCTCGGTCTCGCGGAAGGCGCGCTCGAGCTCGTCGAGCGAGACCTCGCCCGGACGCAGCGGACGCTCCAGCGTCTGCACCACGAGGGTGCCTTCGGTCGCTGCCTGGGTCATCGCCGCCTGCACCGGCGGAGCCTCGACGACCGGCACGTCTTCTTCAGCGGCGGCTTCGCCAGCAGCCGGCACCGACTGCGTCGAGCCTGACGATATCGACTGCGGCGAATCGGACATCGCCGCCATGCCGTGCTCGACCATCGCCTCGAGCTGATCGATCAGATCGCGGTCGTTGCCTTCAGGCTCGGCCTCGGTCGCCTCAAGGCCGCCAAGGATCTCCTTGATGCGGTCGATCGAGGACAGGATCAGCGTTACGGCTTCCGCCTTCACCGGCATGCCGTCGCGGAATTTGCCCATCAACGTCTCGCCGGCATGCGCCAGCGCCTCGAGCCGCGGCAGCCCGAGGAAGCCGCAGGTCCCCTTGATGGTGTGCACCAGGCGGAAAATGTTATCCAGGATCTTCGCGTTGTTCGGATCCTGCTCGAACTGCACCAGCTGGTTGTCGACCGTATCCAGGCTCTCGCTGCTCTCCGTCAGGAACTCGCGCAACAGATCGTCCATGGATAGGTCCCCTCAAGGTGCTACGGAACGCTCGCCGTGAATCGATAACTTGGCCGACTTCACGGCGACGTTAATTTTGCCGTCCGTGCAAATACGGACGATGAAGCCCTTCAGCAGTTCGACGACGCATCACGACATCACGGCCAGCCTCACAAGGACAGGCCTTACCACCCGGACGGGAAAGAGGCCGTTCCATCGGTCATCGCAATTTGAACTAATTGGAATTGAGGACTGCTAAGTCACGCGAAACGTTCGCGCCATGACGACCGCCTGCATCAGAACGCGATCGCTCATTGGTTGAACCCGGCGGGATGGTCAAGCGCAGCCAAAGCGAAAGGCGGCGGAGTTTCCTCCGCCGCCTCGATAGTCGATGTCTGTCGCGGCTACGCTTAGCGGAGCAGCTGCAGAACGCTCTGCTGAGACTGGTTGGCCAGCGCCAGCGCGGACACCGCGATCGACTGGCGGGTCGACAGCGCCTGGCTGTTGGCCGCTTCCTCGTTGGTGTCGGCCAGCGTCAGGTTGGACGAGCCGGTCTGCAGCACGTTGATCAGGTTCTTCGAGAAGTCCTGGCGGATCTGCACGATCGACAGGTTCGAACCGAGGGTCGAAGCCTGGGTGCGCAGCAGGCCGCTCGCGTTGTTCAGCGTCTTCAGCGTGGCGTTGGCCGAAGCGTTGTCCACGAAGTCCGTGCCGGCCACCAGCTTGGTGAGGTTGAGGCCGGTGGCGTCGAAGGTCACGCCCTGGATCTTCAGCGTCGAGGAGCCCGTCTCGTTGAAGGTCAGCTTGAGCTGATCGCCATTGAGCAGGTTGATGCCGTTGTACGAGGCGTCCTGGGCGGTCGTGGTGATCTGGTCCAGGATGTTGTTGTACTGGTTGACCAGGTTGGCGCGGTTCGCCAGCGCGGTCGGGTCCTGCACCGGAGCGCTGCCCGTGAGGCCGTTGAACAGCTTGCCGGCGCCGGCAGCCGTGCCGCCGATCGTGCCGATGGTCGCCGAAGCGGCATCGTTGGTGGTGCTGATGGTGAGCGCACCGGCCGCGCTGAGCGAGGCCTGCAAGTTGTTGGCCGAAAGCGCGTTGTTCAGGTCGTTGAGCGACTTCACCTGGCCTGCGCCGGTGCCGAAGGTGATGCTGGTGGCGGTGCCGTTGCCGGTTGCGCCGATGGTCAGCGTGAGGCCGCTCAGCGGGCTGCCGCCGGCGGAGCCGCTGGCGGTCGCCGATGCACCGGCCGGGAAGCCGAGCTGCGACGCATCGCCGGAGCTGAAGGTGTCGACCGTGACAGCATCCGAAGCGCCAGCGGTGTTGGTGCTGGTCAGAACCAGATCTCCGCTGCCGTTGAGCGTGGCGTTGACCTTGGCGCTGGTGCCGACCTGGGTATTGATCGCGCTCGTAATCTGGGCCGCGGTGTAGGATGCGCCCTTGGTCAGCGTGACGGTCTGGCTGTTGACCTTGAAGGTCAGGTCGGTTGCCGCCGCCGTCAGGTCGAGCGTGGCGAGCGCAGACGTGCCGGTGAGAACGGCGTTGCTCGCAGGAGCGGCCGTGCCGAGCAGGTTGTCAGCGGTCGCGCCGGGGATCGCGGCGGTCGTCACCGACGACTTCGCGGAATAGCCGACCGCAGCCTGCAGGGCCTGGTTGGCGACCGACTTGGCGCTGTCGACGAGCTTCTGCAGCGAGGTGATGCCGGTGTTGGCGGCCTGCAGCACCTGCACGCCGTTGCCGATGCCGTCCAGCAGGTTGTTGATGTCGCTGGCGCGGTTGTCGAGCGACTGCGCCGTGAAGAAGTTGGTCGGATTGTCGAGAGCAGTGTTGACCTTCTTGCCGGTGGACAAGCGGTTCTGCGTGGTGGCGAGCAGGTCAGCGGTCGACTGCAGCGAAAGCAGGTTTTGACGGACCGATGCCGAAAGAACGATGCCGGACATACTGGATACCCTTCTGGATGAACACGATTGACGCGACGCCGTAAATTTCGCACGGCGACCCACGCCACACTGGTCCGTCCGCGCTACCCGTTCGTTAAAGGGCTGGTCCGTACAAATACCCAGAATGGCCTTGCCGGTGATTCGACCGGCGGCCGGCGCGATGGTTGACCGCGGCAGCGCACGTTCGGCGCCGGACCGACGTCATGGCCGCGAATTTCCTGCGCATGTGCAGGACTTGCGACATCCCGGCGCGGCCGGCGCGGCGCGTCGATAGCCGGCGTTGCCAGTCATCACGATGCAAAGTCCGGTGAGGAACAGAGTTAATGGAAATCAATAAATGAGAGACAAATTCGCGCCCGTGTCGAACGCCGCGCGAATCGACGTCGATCACCGGTGCCGGCGACGGCCACGTCGTCTGCCCTCTAGAGGGTATAGTTTCAACACTACAACCCTTGTGCAATTGGACAGGCAAGCTATGTTCGCAATCATTCCACACGCCAAGAGTAGGTGATGCGAGACCGTAAGTGCTCCCGCCCTCGGCAGGAGCACCAATGTCCGCGGTATCGCGTCCGCCCAATCGTCTGTTGCAAGCACTTCCCTCCACGGAGTACGCGCAGCTTCATCCCCTTCTGGAAACCATCGATCTGACCAGGGAAACGGCTCTCGCCGATGCCGGCGCGCCGGTGCAGCGGGTGTATTTTCCGCATAGCGGCGTGGTCTCGATGATGATCAATCTGTCCGACGGGCAATCTGTCGAAATTGCCACCATTGGTCGTGACGGCGTCGTGGGCGCGTCTGCCGCCCTGCACGAGCGGCCGCTGCTTGCCGACGCAATTGTTGTGGTGCCAGGCTCGGCCTCGATGGTGCGTGCGGAGGATTTCCGCGAGGCAGCAGATCGCAGCGCGGATTTCCGGACCCTGGTTGCGCTCTATGAGCAGGCGCTGATGGCGCAGACGCAACAATCCGTCGCCTGCAATGTTTCCCATCCGGTGGAGGCGCGGCTGTCACGATGGCTGCTGCGCGCTCGCGATTTGTGCGGCAGCGAGGCATTGCCGCTGACCCAAGAGATGCTGGCGCAGATGATCGGCGTCCGGCGCAATGCGGTTTCGATTGTCGCACATGGGTTTCAGCAGGCCGGCATCCTGCGTTACAGCCGCGGTCATATCGAGATCACCGATATCGATGGGCTGCGGAAGGCGGCGTGTGAATGCTACACGACGGTCAAGGCGCACGCCGAACAATTGATCGGGCCGGAAGATTGATCGCGCCGCGAATTCTTTAACATAGGATAATGTCGAGCCCGCCCCCGCGACAATACGTGCTTCTCAATGGAACCCGGACATGTTTCCATTGGAACCAGGACATGCCAGAATAGGTTGCAGGGACGCCCAGCTGCACGCGTCAACTCCACTGACCAGAGACAAACTTTGCCGGCAGGCAGGAGGTTGCTTTGGATAAGGTTTCGCGACCACCCAACGGATTCCTGGCGTCGCTTTCGGCAAGCGATTTCGAATTGATTCGGCCGCATCTGCGGACGGTCGACCTCGCGGCCGATTCAGTCCTGGTCGAGACCGACGAGGTGCTCAAGCGGACATACATGCCGCACAAGGGCGTGATCTCGCTGGTGGTCAAGCTGGCAAGAGGCGAGCGCGTGCAGGTCGCGATGGTCGGCCGCGACAGCATCTATGACGCATTCGCCCCGCTCGTCGAAGGGCCTGTTCTCAACAACGCAGCGGTGCTGGTGCCCGGCATCGCCTCGACCGTGGAGCTCGAGCCATTGCGCGCAGCTGCCGGCCAGAGCCCGACGCTTCGCGCGAGATTGATCCGGCATGGGCTCGCCGTCTACGCCCAGATCCAGCAGACCGCCGGCTGCAACGCCGCGCACACCGTGGAGTCACGGCTGGCGCGATGCCTGCTGCACACACGCGATCTCTCCGGCAGCAACAAGATCGTCCTGACGCAGGAGGCGATGGCGCAGATGATCGGCGCGCGCCGCAACAGCGTGTCGCTGGTCGCGCATACCTTGCAACAGGCCAATTTCATCCACTACAGCCGCGGGCACATCGAGATCACCAACGCCGAGGGGCTGATCAAAACCGCGTGCGAATGCTACGCCGCGGTCAAGGCGCAATATGCGGGGCTGCTGAGTTGTCAGGAAGTCGGTCGCTAGAGTTCGTTGTTTTGCCGCGTTTTCTTTTGCGCGAGCCGGCACCGCTTCGCTCGAAAGCGCTCTGACCGCCGTGCAAGCCGTACTTCTACGGCGTGCGATTTTCACCGTCGGATAACGCTGCCTCCGCACAGTTGTGTGGACGCACGGGGGAGCCGATGTTCACGTACCAGACGACCGACCGGAAGGAAGCCCGGCGCTTCCGCATGGCCCAGTTCAACGGCCGAACCGCGACCATACGGTCGGCCGGCGCGACCGTCACCGGACGCGTGCGCGCGATCGTCGAAAGCAAGTCTGGCGCG from Bradyrhizobium elkanii USDA 76 harbors:
- a CDS encoding CheR family methyltransferase, producing MTPPDYEYLRKLLKDQSGLDLSADKQYLIESRLLPLARKSGLSGIPDLVAKIKAGSSAHTVQVVEAMTTNETFFFRDKVPFEHFRDTIMPEVLKARAARRSVRIWCAAGSTGQEPYSLAMCLKEMGAALAGWRIEIIATDLSQEVLEKSKAGIYSQFEVQRGLPIQMLVKYFKQSGEFWQVNPELRAMVQHRQLNLLHDFSQLGTFDVIFCRNVLIYFDQDTKINIFNRLARLMEADGFLVLGAAETVVGLTDTFKPLPERRGLYRPSGVRGGLAMPKPAMAVGY
- a CDS encoding response regulator transcription factor, with product MVENGAPRGEIFVVDDDPAVRETLSVVLSTAGYKVICFADGAALLAVARSRTPACILLDVHIPGKSGLDILRELHGEDYPAPIFMISGQGDIAMAVSAIKNGALDFIEKPFRGNEIVSRLNEAIDAYTRRQAETSASRIAALHFPGREPLTRREREVLEQFTAGASNKEAGRHLGISPRTIEDHRANIMKKLGARNAADLVRIVMTAQQK
- a CDS encoding ribonuclease activity regulator RraA translates to MSKLSDATRNKLKSVSTATVATALFRRGFRIQMIQDVHPLGPDQPTMVGEAFTLRYMPAREDLNKIEVFRDRAHPQRKAIEDCPVGAVLVMDSRKDARAASAGAILVTRLMKRGCAGVVTDGGFRDSAEIARLGFPAFHHRPSAPTNLTLHQAIEINVPIGCGDAPVFPGDVILGDSDGVIVIPAHLADEIADETFEMTAFEDFVTEQVQNGRGIFGLYPATDEQTLKDFAAWRKAKGR
- the araD gene encoding L-arabinonate dehydratase, which produces MTKKNKTPDQLRSARWFAPDDLRAFGHRSRAMQMGYAPEEWRDRPVIAIINTWSDVQPCHMHFKSRVDDVKRGVLMAGGFPLELPALSLSESLLKPTTMLYRNMLAMDAEELLRGHPVDGVVLMGGCDKTTPGLLLGATSMNLPAIYLPAGPMLRGNWKGRTLGSGSDAWKYWDERRAGKISDKDWVDMEAGIARSYGTCMTMGTASTMTAIAEAIGMTLPGASSIPAADANHIRMSSEAGRRIVEMVWEDLTPQKIQTRKAFENAITVAMAMGCSTNAIIHLIAQARRAGQDISLDDFEKASRKVPVIANVRPSGDLYLMEDFFYAGGLPGLMNRIRQHLHLDCITVTGQTLGENIAGAEVHNDDVIRTVDNPIYKEGALAVLKGNLAPAGCVIKPSACDPRFLKHTGPALVFDDYPSMKKAVDDPDLDVTADHVLILRNAGPQGGPGMPEWGMLPIPTKLVKQGVRDMVRLSDARMSGTSYGACILHVSPESFIGGPLALVRNGDRITLDVAARTINLDVPEAELARRRAEWKQPEQRFERGYGWMFSKHIKQANEGCDFDFLETGFGKPVGEPSIY
- a CDS encoding chemotaxis protein CheW, yielding MTSKTETSEGAMAEYVTAVIGGQLFGLPISRVQDVFMPERLTRVPLASSEIAGVLNLRGRIVTVVDMRARLGLPKADDGQLPMAVGVDQRGESYGLLIDQIGEVLRLPDDSREDNPVNLDPRMAKLAGGVHRLDGQLMVVLDVDRVLELVPKTDPRTAAAA
- a CDS encoding response regulator; this translates as MKTCLVVDDSGVVRKIARRILEGMEFTVIEAEDGAVALEACKRALPDAVLLDWNMPVMDGFEFLVQLRRMPGGDQPKVVFCTTENGIDHISRALHAGANEYIMKPFDKDIVIAKFQEVGLLALDASAEA